Part of the Bacillus sp. N1-1 genome, TAGAATGGCTACCGCTGTAATCCACACACTATTGAAGAAATAGAGACCAATCCCCCCATCCCAAACTTTCTGATAGTTTTCCCAGTTAAACTCCTTAGGAAAGGAAAAGGGAGAGCCCGAGAAGATCTCTTGATTATCTTTAAGCGAGAATAAGAACAACCAGATAATCGGATAGATTTGGAACACGGCAACGATCCCTAAGCAAAGATAGAGTAAAACATAACCAAATCGATTCATATAATGGGTCCTCCTAATACTGGATATTTTCACCAGATTCCGTTAATTTCCGAATGATGAGTGTCACGACCAAGGTGATGAGAAGAAGCATAAAACCTACCGCACTTCCATAACCAAACTCATAATTTGAAAAAGCCAATTTATACATATAGGAGGCCATAACTTCACTAGCCCCATTCGGTCCCCCACCAGTCATCACATAGATGAGATCAAAATATTTTAAAGAACCAACAATGGCAAGCACAATTGTTACTTTTACCACGCCCATAATAAGAGGAAGCTTGATTTTATAAGCGATTTGCAGAGCAGATGCTCCATCAATTCTCGCAGCTTCAATGATGGAATCTGGAATATTCTTGAGAGCAGCATAATAGATCAATATGTAAAACCCTGCATATTGCCATAGAATTGGTATAAAAATGGCATATAATACGAGCGTAGGCTCCGCTAGCCATGAAGGCGGATTCTCGATTCCGATCCCAATAAGAATACTGTTTAGAATCCCATTGCTTGGATTGTAGACTTTAATCCATAGCTGGGCGATCGCAACAGAAGAGAGAAGCATGGGGATCAAATAAATTTTCCTCAATAGATCGGCACCTTTTATTTTTGATACGAGGATAAGAGAAATGGCCAGGTAAATAACCAAACTAAGTGTTGAAAACAATGCAAGAAGAAAAGAATGCAGAGCACTGTCCCAAAACTTACCATCTTGAATAACATTCACGTAATTATCCATCCCAATAAATTTCATTGCACTTATGCCATCCCAGTCCATTAACCCATAATACCCACTTAATAGTAACGGTATGAAAATCAGAATCCCTATTAGTAACAGAGATGGTAGAACGTACAATGCAATGACAAACTTATTTGACATAACTTTATTCATAACCACAACTCCATCTTGTTCAAATTAGAAAACGCACCATACTCACATAAAGATAACGGCCACTTTAATCTCTATGAAACACAAAAACTATTCTTAAGTTTAATCGATAGACAAAGTGGTCCGAAGCGTCTCTTTTTTCGAAACCATTGCTAGGAAAAAATGAAAGAAACTGGCCTCACATACACTAGAGGCCAGCTACACTTTTCTATCTCGTTACTCAGAATCTGAAAGAGCTTCCTCATGCAACTTCGCAAACTCTTCAGGTGTAATTTCTCCTCCGAACAGCGCCTGAATAGCATCAAGGTGAACCTGTGCCACTTCTGGACTCATCTGCACATCAGCAAACAAAGTGATATTGCTAGCTTCATTCAATTCATTGAGTACTTCGTTATACATCTCTGGAAGCTCTACGTTGTCACTATTTACTTTTGTTGCAGGAATAACGCCCGCTTCTTCTACAGACTTCTCTCCCCACTTTTCTACAAAAAACTTAACAAATTCCTTCGATTCTTCTTTCACATCTGAGTTTTCTGCTACAAAGAGGCCAACACCTGGTCCACCAACAAAACTATTTTCATCCCCGTTCCCTTCTACGGTTGGAAATTTAAAGAAGTCAACTGAATCTCTAAACTCCTGAGGTACATCTTCATTTGTTGTATAGTTTGGTAGATCCCATGTCGCGATTAAATACATAGCAGCCTGGCTATTCATAAACATACTTTTGGCTTCCTCATCGGACAGGCCATTAAATCCTTTCTCAAATGCTCCCATGTCCACAAGGTTTTGAACTTTTTCTGCAGCTGATACTAAAGCCGAGTCTTCAAAAGTGCCGGAACGATCAATGGCTTTCGTTAGTACGTCTGATCCCCCAATTCGATCTGCAAGATACATGTACCACAATGAACCAGTCCATCTATCTTTATTACCTAATGCGATTGGTTCCACATTATTTTCTTTCAATGTTTTTACTACGTTCTCTAATTCTTCATACGTTTTCGGCGCCTCAAGACCATACTTCTCAAAAATCGCTTTGTTATAGAAAACGGTCGCAATATTTAATTCAAGCGGAAGACCGTACGTCTTTCCATTAATTGCGTATGCTTCAGTTGTACCTGCAACAAATTCATCTTTCAATCCATCATCGAGAATATCGTCTAGCGGCGCAAACATCTCACCATCTACATAAGGCTCCAAAAACCCTGCTGGCCATGTCATTCCTACATCAGGTAGCTGTTCTGATGTAGACAAAACTTTTAACTTATCTTTGTATTGTTCATTACTAAGCACTTCAAGGTTAACTTTCACATCCGGGTTTTCTTTTTCAAAATCTGAAATGATTTCGCTTACAATTCTGTTGTGATCTTTCGAACTTCCTTCAGGCCAAAGGTGCATGAAATCAATCGTTTTCGTATCACCACTGGCTTCTTCATTACTGCTAGAAGAAGCACACCCTGTAGCTAGTAGGACCGCGAATAAAACCATCGTAAAGATTGTAACCGCTTTCTTATAACCCATCTAAAATCCCCCTCAAAATTAATAAACCGCTTTCCGTAAATTTAGAATAGCAAAAATACTTCTGTTTGTCTACTGGATAAACTAAGTTTATGTTAGAATAATGGTACGAAGCTAAACGAAAAGGGGAACGAAATGAAAATGACACTAAACCACACATGGAATCAACACGTCGTGAAAAGAGGGAATAAATCGATCGTATTGCAAGTTATCAAAGACAATACCCCCATTTCACGAGCGGACATAGCAAAAACGACCGGGCTTAACAAAAGTACTGTTTCCTCTCTAGTCAGTGAACTCCTTGTTGAAAACTTAATTTATGAATCTGGCCCTGGAGAATCGAGCGGTGGAAGAAGACCTGTCATGCTTCTTTTTAATGAGCTTGCCGGTTTTTCGATTGGAATTGACCTGGGTGTAAACTACATGCTAGGCATCTTAACCGATTTAAATGGCAATATTGTCAAAGAAGAAAAGCTGAATTTCTTTGATTTAACATATGAAAAAATCGAGTCTCAACTCATATCCATGATCAAGAGTCTCTCCATGAACACCCCTTCATGCAAATACGGAGTAGTTGGAATTGGAATTGGTGTACCTGGGATCGTTAATAAAGAAGGCGAAATTTTATTAGCTCCAAACCTAGGCTGGAAGAACATTAATTTAAAAACCATTATTGAAGATGAGTTTGGTATTCCGGTGATTATTGAAAATGAAGCAAATGCAGGAGCATATGGCGAAAAGAAATTCGGAGTGGGCCACGCTTTTGATAATATTGTCTATGTGAGTGCTGGAATTGGAATAGGCGTTGGATTGATTTTAAACGGTGAACTTTACCAGGGCCATGACGGATTTTCCGGTGAGATGGGTCATATGACAATTGATGTGAATGGTCTCGAATGCCGCTGCGGGAATAAGGGCTGCTGGGAATTATACGCCTCAGAGAAAACGTTGATTAACAGAGCCGAAGAGTTAAAGTTAAACCCGCAAAAAGGGAAAGAACTTTGTTTAGAAGAATTAATGAAACTGGCGGATAAAGATCCTCGCTCTACTCATTTATTTGAAGAAATCGGGACTTATTTGGGCATTGGCATTAATAACATCATCAACACTTTTAATCCGGAGCAAGTGATTATAGGCAATAGACTTGCTTCTGCTAAACAATGGCTTAGAGAACCAGTGAACAAACACATCAAACAACACACACAAAAATTCCAACAAAAAGGACTAAGAGTTGACTTTTCTGAACATTCCACTCATTCTTCAGCTCTTGGCGTAGTTGCCTTCACAGTAGAGAATTTTTTACAAATAGATTTAGTGAACTAATATAAAAAAAAGGGATTACCATTTAGCAGATGGTATCCCTTTTTTCGTTATTTTAGCAAAAGGCTGCATACTACCATGACCACTGACCTCTCCCTCGACATGGCAGGTCATCAATGTTCCGAAGAACGAGTTCTCTAATAGTCGAGTCTGAATGTCCAATCCATCATTTATTTCATCACTCCAAATGTATAAGTTGTCGAGGAATGGTACTCTTTTCCTTTCTCAAGAACGATCGAAGGGAAATCGGGATGGTTAATGGCATCTGGTGGTAACTGTGTTTCCAGACACATTCCTAAATATTTTCTAGCCGGAACGCCTCTTACTTCAAAATCCTCTGAAATGCTGTTTCCCGTATAAAGAACCACACAGGGTTCGGTTGTCTCGAGAGCAACCTTTCTCCCACTGCTTTGGTCGCTAAGGATCATTGGGTCATTGTTTGGATCAGCCAGCAAAAAAGGATGATCATAACCATGGCCTACTAGCTCATTTTGATGATCGTTCGACAAAACCCCATCCATAATCTTTCTTCCATTTCGAAAATCAAACGAAGTATCGGTCACATCAACCTTTTTTCCGGTTGGAAGGAGCTCTTTATTCAACTCAAGGTAATGATTGCTTTGTAACACAAGCTCGTGATTTAAAATCGTTTCTTTCAAATTTCCGCTCAAATTAAAATAAGTATGGTTTGTGAGGTTAAGTAGTGTATCTTGGTCTGACACACCTGCATATGAAATGGTGAAGTCATTCTCATTTGTTAAACAATACGTTACAGTGACAGCTAAATTTCCTGGATAGCCACCTTCACCATCTGAACTTTTATAAAAGAACTGGATCCCGATCTTATCCTCACTATCGAACGGTTTTGCTTCCCAAATGGCGTTGTTAAATCCATTCGGTCCACCGTGCAGATGATTTTGCCCATCGTTTTTGGGTAAATCGTAGCACTTACCACCAAGATCGAACTTCCCGTTCGCGATTCTACCTCCGACGCGACCAACAACTGCGCCGAAATAATTGGGATCAGTTAGGTAGCTTTCCAACTCATCATATCCAAGTACTATATTTTCGACTCTCCCATTAGCATCTGGTGCTAAAATTTTTGTTATGATGCAACCATAATCGATGCAACTGACTTCTACCCCATTATTGTTATGTAATGTGTAAAGCGTGATCGTATGCTCATTTATTTCTCCAAATGGTTGATGTGTAATTTTCACTTATCCTAACCTCTTTTCTTTCGCGTGTGTCAGCACTTTATAAATTATAACAATTTTCACTTTATTTATCCAGCAAACAAACTAACGATTTAATATTTATTACCTATATTTGATTGGAAAATTCCATTAAGAAAGGATCCTGTGCACTCATTGTGTGCAGGATCCTTTCTTGTTCTTTCACTCTATTCCATTCGACAAATACTTACACCATTCGGGCAGTGACAGGCACCGCTTACCACTAAAATAAATCAAACTCCTCTGCGATCTCTGCCATTTGATGTGGCATTCTTTCATCATTCATCACATTCTTTGCGTTCTTAAACCGAGTTGGATTCACTTTACGAATCGTTGTTGTTTTACCTGCTTTTTCATTTAACCCCTTACTTGTTTCATAACCAACATATGGAGGATAGTTTACATCACTTTCCTCTTCACTAATTCGCTTCTTCCTAGCTTTTAATGCATTCCCTTTTACTTGATTGGTTAGATCAATTGTCGCCCCTGCACCCTTCACAATCGCTTGTCTTGCGCCCCTTCTTGCTCTAGAAGAGAAAGTAAGTAACAAAACCGTGGCTACTACTAAACTCCAGCCGCTCGTTAGCTTCTTCCACATACCCATCATCCTCCTGACAAGTTACCCTATTACTGATCTAGTATGGAACAAAGAACGAGAAGTTATTCTAATTCCTATTCCTCCATCTTTTTAATAGGGGAGTTTACAATGGTTCCAGTTCTTCGAATCGTGACATCCACAGTTACATCTACCGGCAAATTTTTAAATTGCTCATCCCAGTTTTTTTCAACTGTTTTCCAATATGCCGGACTCGACCGGTGCATCGCTTTTCCAAATCCAAAAACATCAGACTCATACTCCTGTTGCGTTACCTTTAAAGCCTCTTTGATCTTTCCCTCAATATCTTTTTCCGTTTTCTCTTCTAGTTCAGAAATTGTTTCCCTTTTCGATAAATCGAGCTCCCGACATTCTACTTCAGAAACTTTGCCTTCTACTTGAACTTTAATTGTTCCGGAAGGTTGATGATTGATCGCCTTCGCATTTAATTCTGCGTCTGTATCAATTAGTTCAATCCCTGTTTTTCCGCCATTCTCACATGGAACAACAACAATTGTACTTTTCACTCGATTCATTGCATAGTGAACACCTTTACTTTCAGGATCATTTAACCACCCAACCAGTTTATCCCCCCTGAAAACAGCTGTTCCATGATATTGTAATTGGGTTTGAGGCTTAATTTGAGCAACGTTATCTTTACTTTCCCCCGTCGAAATTTCCCCTTTCACTTCAACTCCAGTTAACATCGGCTCCATTCCTGCCTCCATTAAATGCGCTGAAAGTTGATCGAGCGTCACAGTTAACGTCGGTGCCCAGTTTTTCTCAGACGTTTCTAAAGCTGCATATAATTTATTTGCCGGTATATCTTCAAGTGATGTTAACACTTGAAGCGTGTCACCAGCCTTCGCATTTCTCGACACAACGATATAAAAATCATTCCGGATCTCAGGGTCGCGTGACAACAAATCAATGACATCCCCAATACCTTCTTTTGCAACTTGTTCTCCTATTACCAGAACTCGTAAGTGCGAACCGTAAATTTTTCTTGGGGCAATGGTTGTCATTCTTCTAAACGCTTCAAGTAATGTCTCCGCATTTTCCTGATAGACCGTTACTGGTGTTGTAATACCCGCCTGTTCAATTTCACCTGGATTCACAACCTGAGCTGTAACCAGATACTCGTCCTCAACCTTGTCAATTCCATATGCGACAGCAATCGCTAACTCATTTAATTCATTGGCATCCCAACAGCCACTAAGTAGAAAAAGAATCAAACTCCCACTAACGAATTTATTAAGGGTTCTTTTCATAGATTTTCTCCTCGCACGCTTGCTTAAAGATTATCTTTTTCTAAAAGGTGCTTTTACATTCATTTAATTGTTTGCCTAAATTTGAATAAAAAGAACCCAGTCGTTGAAAAATAGATCTAAGAGAGCAATTGAGGGGTTTTTTAACAATGAGATATGTACGTAAATTAACAGATATGAAGAAAAAGAGATCGAACACGAAAGGAAAAGCTGATTCACTTTCTTCGAATCAGCCAAATAAGTTGTCCGTTAACCTTAAAGAAAACATAAAAGAAATCAAACAAACACTAGGAAAAAGCACTGATATTGTAACCCGAGAGATTGTCGCCGGAACAGATGGTACCATTTCTCTCGCCATCATTTATACAGAAGGATTGGCAGATAAAGACTTCATTCAGGATTTTATTATTAAACCCTTGATGCTTACGATTAGAGATACTGAGATCTCTTATCAGGGTAATCTGGACTCAATGACCATTTTGGAAAATTTCGCACTTGCTAATGGGGAGTTAAAAGAAATACAAGACTTTGATTCACTTTATCAACATATTCTCTCTGGCGATACAGTTCTTATTTTAGAAGGGTATACAAAAGGGTTTGCGATTGGATCCAAAGGATGGGAAGATCGCGGAATAAACGAGCCTTCTTCACAAACGGTTATTCGGGGTCCTAAAGATGGATTTTCTGAAACACTTCGTACAAATACTGCCTTGGTTCGTCGGAAAATTAAGGATCCGAATCTTTGGATTGAAACAAAACCAATTGGAAAAAAGACAAGAACGGATGTCGCACTCATTTATTTAAATGGTGTAGCTGATGATAAGATCGTCGAAGAAGTTCGGCACCGTTTGAGTCAAATTGACATCGATGCCATTCTCGAAAGTGGGTATATTGAAGAACTGATTCAGGATACAACTTACTCCCCCTTTCCTACGATCTTTAATACGGAACGACCCGATACACTTGCAGCCGGAATATTGGAAGGACGAATTGCGCTTATTATTGATGGCACACCGTTTGCCCTTTTGGTCCCCGCTGTCTTTGTGCAATTTTTTCAATCCAGTGAAGATTACTATCAGCGCTTCGATGTTAGCTTTCTTATTCGAATGCTGCGCTATCTTTCCTTTTTCCTTGCCTTAATTACACCATCAGCCTATATTGCAGTAACCACTTTTCATCAAGAAATGTTACCTACCCAGCTTCTGATTAGTCTTGCTGCTCAAAGGGAAGGAACTCCATTCCCTGCGTTAATCGAAGCTCTTTTAATGGAGCTAACCTTTGAAATTCTGCGTGAGGCTGGCGTAAGAATGCCTCGAGCCATTGGATCTGCGATCTCGATTGTGGGAGCACTTGTACTCGGACAAGCAGCCGTGGAAGCTGGAATCGTTTCTTCCGCCATGATTATCGTTGTTTCCATAACAGCCATTAGTAATTTCGTTATGCCTGCAATTAACATGGCGATTTCAATACGAATGTTGCGCTTTCCGCTCATGTTTCTTGCTGCAACATTTGGACTTTTCGGCATGATTATAGGCTTAATTGCCATTATCCTTCACCTATGTAGCCTTCGCTCATTTGGTGTGCCTTATATGTCTCCAATGGCTCCATTTAAGTTAAAAGACCAAAAGGATGCCATTTTTCGTACGCCCATGTCTCGGATGTTTACACGACCAACCTTTCTAAAGCCTAAAGACAAAGTTCGGAAAAAGCAGCCTTCTCCTAATCCTGAATCAAATTAAGTTAGACTCATCTATTTGAAAAGGAGAGATAAAATGTGGCCGATCATCGGTATTTGTATCTCCATCGTAGTAATCGTATTGTTTGAACGTCCTCTATTAAAAAATAATAAGAAGGATACCTGGATTTTTTCAACCCTTCTTTTGATCGCCTTCGGATTATCGATAGCTCAGAGCCTCGAATATGATCTACCAACACCATTCGATTTCATTACGGCTCTTTTTAAACCGGTACAATTTCTTTTTCAATAATCAAAGAGGGATGGTGAAAAACGTGGAGCCTCCAAAAATATCATCTACGCAATTCACAATTATCGTGATTCTATTTACCATCGGAAGTTCCATTCTTATCATCCCCTCAGGTCTAGCTGAAGCAGCAGAACAAGATGCGTGGATCGCTGGAATCGTTGGTCTAGCTGGAGGCCTTCTTGTTATCCTGTTATTTAATGCGCTTGGAAAACAGGATACCTCGTTAACATTACTCGAAAATTGTGAAGCCATTTTAGGAAAAGGATTAGGGAAAACTCTGGCTTTCGTCTTTATTACCTTCTTTTTTCTCCTTGCTTCTACTGTAGTCTGGGATTTAGTAAACTTCCTAACGACTCATATCTTAGTGGATTCTCCCATCGAAGTTATTAGCATTCTTTTCATCAGTCTCGTTATTTTCGCAACGCGACTTGGTCTTGAAACAATCGTTCGATGTGGAGAAATTTTCTTCCCCTGGGTCATCGGACTATTTTTTTTGTGGATGCTTTTCGCTTTAAGGGATGCCAAATTCACAAATTTATTACCGGTAATGGAAGATGGTTTAAAGCCCATTTGGAAGGGAGCCACCCTGTCAATGAGCATCCCTTATATACAGCTCATTGTCTTCTTAATGATTTATCCTACGGTCTATTCAAAAAAAACTGGCAGAAGTCTTTTTATTGGAACACTCTTTGGTGGACTTATCTTAATTACAATCACATTCGCCTGCCTGCTCGTTCTTGGGGTGAACGGAACCATTATTCAATCGCATCCAAGTTACATTCTTGGTAAAAAGATCAGTTTCGGCAACTTTATACAACGAATTGAAGTGATCGTTGCGATTATCTGGATGCTCACGATTTTCTTTAAACTAGTTGTCCTTTTCTACGCCTCAACGATCGGATTTGCACAGGTACTTGGTGTGAAAGATTACCGCATCCTTACCTTTCCACTCGGCATCATTCTACTCATTCTGTCATTAATTGTTTTTCCCAATGATACATATGCGAATGAATTTGCATCAACCTCTTGGATTCCTTATAGCTTTACAATTTGTATTATACTTCCATTCTTTTTAATCCTTATCGCCAAGATTAGAAAAAAGCACATAAAGCGTAAGGAAGGAGATTCATCATGGGGACCGTAAAACTATCATCCAAACAATTGTTTTCAATAATGGTGTTATTTGAACTCGGTAGTTCGGTTGTTGTAGGTCTGGGAATGGAGGCGCAACAAGATGCCTGGATCACCATTTTATTAGGAATGTGTGGAGGGTTGATCTTATTTTTTGTATATGCTTCTCTATTTAAACGTTATCCAGATATCCCCTTATCACAGTATGCACAAAAGATTCTAGGGAAATGGCCTGGGAAAATCATCGCGATTCTTTATAGCCTTTACTTCATTTATATCGGAGCTAGGGTACTAAGAGACTTTGGAGAATTAATTGTCACTTCAACATTGAACGAAACTCCCTTACTTGTGATTAACCTTCTGATTAGCGTAGTTATTCTTTATGGAGCCTCGCTAGGTATTGAAGTGATCGGGCGATCAGCAGAAATTTTCTTCGTCATTGTAATGTTTTTAGGCGTCATCTT contains:
- a CDS encoding ROK family transcriptional regulator — protein: MTLNHTWNQHVVKRGNKSIVLQVIKDNTPISRADIAKTTGLNKSTVSSLVSELLVENLIYESGPGESSGGRRPVMLLFNELAGFSIGIDLGVNYMLGILTDLNGNIVKEEKLNFFDLTYEKIESQLISMIKSLSMNTPSCKYGVVGIGIGVPGIVNKEGEILLAPNLGWKNINLKTIIEDEFGIPVIIENEANAGAYGEKKFGVGHAFDNIVYVSAGIGIGVGLILNGELYQGHDGFSGEMGHMTIDVNGLECRCGNKGCWELYASEKTLINRAEELKLNPQKGKELCLEELMKLADKDPRSTHLFEEIGTYLGIGINNIINTFNPEQVIIGNRLASAKQWLREPVNKHIKQHTQKFQQKGLRVDFSEHSTHSSALGVVAFTVENFLQIDLVN
- a CDS encoding extracellular solute-binding protein — encoded protein: MGYKKAVTIFTMVLFAVLLATGCASSSSNEEASGDTKTIDFMHLWPEGSSKDHNRIVSEIISDFEKENPDVKVNLEVLSNEQYKDKLKVLSTSEQLPDVGMTWPAGFLEPYVDGEMFAPLDDILDDGLKDEFVAGTTEAYAINGKTYGLPLELNIATVFYNKAIFEKYGLEAPKTYEELENVVKTLKENNVEPIALGNKDRWTGSLWYMYLADRIGGSDVLTKAIDRSGTFEDSALVSAAEKVQNLVDMGAFEKGFNGLSDEEAKSMFMNSQAAMYLIATWDLPNYTTNEDVPQEFRDSVDFFKFPTVEGNGDENSFVGGPGVGLFVAENSDVKEESKEFVKFFVEKWGEKSVEEAGVIPATKVNSDNVELPEMYNEVLNELNEASNITLFADVQMSPEVAQVHLDAIQALFGGEITPEEFAKLHEEALSDSE
- a CDS encoding endospore germination permease; the encoded protein is MEPPKISSTQFTIIVILFTIGSSILIIPSGLAEAAEQDAWIAGIVGLAGGLLVILLFNALGKQDTSLTLLENCEAILGKGLGKTLAFVFITFFFLLASTVVWDLVNFLTTHILVDSPIEVISILFISLVIFATRLGLETIVRCGEIFFPWVIGLFFLWMLFALRDAKFTNLLPVMEDGLKPIWKGATLSMSIPYIQLIVFLMIYPTVYSKKTGRSLFIGTLFGGLILITITFACLLVLGVNGTIIQSHPSYILGKKISFGNFIQRIEVIVAIIWMLTIFFKLVVLFYASTIGFAQVLGVKDYRILTFPLGIILLILSLIVFPNDTYANEFASTSWIPYSFTICIILPFFLILIAKIRKKHIKRKEGDSSWGP
- a CDS encoding aldose epimerase family protein, which gives rise to MKITHQPFGEINEHTITLYTLHNNNGVEVSCIDYGCIITKILAPDANGRVENIVLGYDELESYLTDPNYFGAVVGRVGGRIANGKFDLGGKCYDLPKNDGQNHLHGGPNGFNNAIWEAKPFDSEDKIGIQFFYKSSDGEGGYPGNLAVTVTYCLTNENDFTISYAGVSDQDTLLNLTNHTYFNLSGNLKETILNHELVLQSNHYLELNKELLPTGKKVDVTDTSFDFRNGRKIMDGVLSNDHQNELVGHGYDHPFLLADPNNDPMILSDQSSGRKVALETTEPCVVLYTGNSISEDFEVRGVPARKYLGMCLETQLPPDAINHPDFPSIVLEKGKEYHSSTTYTFGVMK
- a CDS encoding spore germination protein, coding for MRYVRKLTDMKKKRSNTKGKADSLSSNQPNKLSVNLKENIKEIKQTLGKSTDIVTREIVAGTDGTISLAIIYTEGLADKDFIQDFIIKPLMLTIRDTEISYQGNLDSMTILENFALANGELKEIQDFDSLYQHILSGDTVLILEGYTKGFAIGSKGWEDRGINEPSSQTVIRGPKDGFSETLRTNTALVRRKIKDPNLWIETKPIGKKTRTDVALIYLNGVADDKIVEEVRHRLSQIDIDAILESGYIEELIQDTTYSPFPTIFNTERPDTLAAGILEGRIALIIDGTPFALLVPAVFVQFFQSSEDYYQRFDVSFLIRMLRYLSFFLALITPSAYIAVTTFHQEMLPTQLLISLAAQREGTPFPALIEALLMELTFEILREAGVRMPRAIGSAISIVGALVLGQAAVEAGIVSSAMIIVVSITAISNFVMPAINMAISIRMLRFPLMFLAATFGLFGMIIGLIAIILHLCSLRSFGVPYMSPMAPFKLKDQKDAIFRTPMSRMFTRPTFLKPKDKVRKKQPSPNPESN
- a CDS encoding sugar ABC transporter permease, translated to MNKVMSNKFVIALYVLPSLLLIGILIFIPLLLSGYYGLMDWDGISAMKFIGMDNYVNVIQDGKFWDSALHSFLLALFSTLSLVIYLAISLILVSKIKGADLLRKIYLIPMLLSSVAIAQLWIKVYNPSNGILNSILIGIGIENPPSWLAEPTLVLYAIFIPILWQYAGFYILIYYAALKNIPDSIIEAARIDGASALQIAYKIKLPLIMGVVKVTIVLAIVGSLKYFDLIYVMTGGGPNGASEVMASYMYKLAFSNYEFGYGSAVGFMLLLITLVVTLIIRKLTESGENIQY
- a CDS encoding Ger(x)C family spore germination protein — protein: MKRTLNKFVSGSLILFLLSGCWDANELNELAIAVAYGIDKVEDEYLVTAQVVNPGEIEQAGITTPVTVYQENAETLLEAFRRMTTIAPRKIYGSHLRVLVIGEQVAKEGIGDVIDLLSRDPEIRNDFYIVVSRNAKAGDTLQVLTSLEDIPANKLYAALETSEKNWAPTLTVTLDQLSAHLMEAGMEPMLTGVEVKGEISTGESKDNVAQIKPQTQLQYHGTAVFRGDKLVGWLNDPESKGVHYAMNRVKSTIVVVPCENGGKTGIELIDTDAELNAKAINHQPSGTIKVQVEGKVSEVECRELDLSKRETISELEEKTEKDIEGKIKEALKVTQQEYESDVFGFGKAMHRSSPAYWKTVEKNWDEQFKNLPVDVTVDVTIRRTGTIVNSPIKKMEE